Genomic window (Syntrophaceae bacterium):
AGGCTCCGGTCCGTCCGCTCGACGATGTTGCCGGGCTCCAGCGGCCTGGTGAAGCTCGGCCAGCCGGTGCCGGAATCGTACTTGTCCAGCGAGCTGAACAGGGGCTCGCCGGAGACGATGTCCACGTAGATCCCCTCCCGCTTGTTGTCGTGATACTCGTTCCGGAAGGGCGGCTCCGTCCCGTCTTTCTGCGTCACCTGGTATTGCAATGGCGTGAGTCTCTGCCGCAGGGTCGCGTCGTCAGGCTTCGACCAGGACTTCCCGGCGGGTCCCGCGGACTTCGGCTTCTCGTCGCCCCAGGTCTTCTTCAGGAACTGGTCCCGACCCGAGTTGGATCGGTAGAACTGGTAGCGCAGGGGGCTCTTCTTGTAGTAGTCCTGGTGGTAGTCCTCGGCCTCGTAGAATGTCGTCAGGGGAAGGATCTCCGTCGCGATGGGCCTGGCGAACTTCCCGGAGCGGGCCAGCGCATCGCGCGATTTCTCGGCGAGCCGTTTCTGCTCCTCGTCGTGGTAGAAGACGGCGCTGCGGTACTGGGGACCCCGGTCGACGAACTGCCCGCCTCCGTCCGTGGGGTCGATGTGCCGCCAGAAGACCTCGAGGAGCTGCTCATAGGTGACCTTCTCCGGGTCGTAGTGCACCTGGACGGCCTCGAAATGGCCCGTCCGCCCCGAGGACACCTCCTCGTAGGTGGGGTTTTCCTTCCTGCCGCCCGTGTACCCCGAGATCACCTTCAGGACACCGGGCACCTTTTCGAAGTCCGATTCGGTGCACCAGAAGCAGCCGCCCGCAAAGGTGGCGACCTTCGTGTGTGCGCTTTCTTTCGTCATGGGTGATTTCCCCTCGATGGCGCTGGTTTCCGGGCTCCGGCAGCCCAGGGCCAGGATCAAGACGAGCCCGGCGAAAATCCATTTTCTCTTGACCACGGTATGGACCCTCATGTCCCGTAATTTGGTGGCGCCCCGGCCGATTGTAAAGGGCGGGGAAAAAAGAAAGGCGCCCCCGGTCGCGGGGGCGCCTGCCGAAAGGGCCTATCGCCCTATCTTCTCTTGCCTTTCTTTTCCTTCCTCAGGTCGGCGGCCATCTTCCGGATCTCCGTGAGGTCCGAGACCATCTTGCTCCAGCCGTACCAGAGGGCGTAGTCGGGGTTGGCGTGGAACGTGCCCTGGAAGGTCCGCATCCGATGCTCGAGGAACATGAGGTAGAGCTTCTGCTCGATCGACGTCGGCGCGTCGTGGAACGCCAGCAGGTCCGGGTATGGGTAGGCGTAATGCCCGGGTTTTGGAATGATGCGGTCCCGGTAAAGGCCCGCCACGATCTCGATCGCCTCGGCGAGCAGCCGGTCCGCCTCGCGGATCATCATGTCGCCCTTTTCGAGCTCGCCGCGGGCGAAGTTGGGCGAATGGCACTGACGGCAGTTGGCGAACATCCGGTCCCGCTCCTTCTGCCAGGCCTCCTGGGTCGTGCGGAACACGTCGAGGTCCCTGAGCGCGCCGAAACGGGCCGTCGGCTTGCCCGCCGGGTCCAGGGCCCCGAGCCCTTTGAGGATCTTCGTCCGGTCGGCGGCCCACTGGGGATCATCCGGCATGGGGAGCCTCACGGCCACGAACCCCCAGGCCGTCCGCACGGCGTGGTTGCCGTTCGTCATGTGGCAGCTCTGGCAGGTGGGCGCCGCGGCGCTCCCGGGAAGGGCGCCGAGCTGCTTCAGCTCATTGCGCACCCCGTGCTTCGACGAGGAGTACATCTCCCACTGGGGGTGGTCGATGCCCATGTGGCAGGTGCGGCAGGCCTGTGGCTGCAGGGCCTCCGTCTTCGAGAAGATATGCCGGGTGTGGCAGGAATCGCAGGAGGCCACACCGAACTGGCCGCCCTGCTTTCTCAGCTCCTTGATCTCGGCTTCCGTCTTGATCCCGATCTTGTGGCATCCCCCGCAGCCCTTCATGCCGTCGATCATCGCCATGGGCTGCATGTGGAAGGTGGGCATGGCCTTCATGGCGTCCCAGGCCTTGGCGTGCTTGCCGTCCTTGAACTGCTTGACCTGGGTGCCGTGGCAGTAGGCGCAACGCTCGGGCGTCGGAATCTCGGCCAGCGCGACCGTCTCGGGCGAGAAATGCTTGTCACCGTGACAGACCGCGCAGTCGACACCCTTCTGGCTGTGCTTGCTGAGCTTCCAGTCCGAGACGATGCCCGGCGTGACCGCCGCGTGGCAGTCCGCACAGAGCTTCGCCGACTGGACCGACTTGTTCTCCGTGGGCAAGCCCGCCTTGACCCACTCGTTCCAGCCGCCCGCCAGGGCGTAGACCTTCGTGTATCCCCGCTTGTAGAGCTCGACCGCCGCCCGGGCAGCCGTGTATTCCCTGGGTCAGGCTCAGTAGATGATGTAGGTCTTGTCCTTTTGCGGGTGGTTCTTGACGAACTCGTCGAGCGTCTCGGGCTGGAAGAAAACGGCGCCGGGCAGCTTCCGGTCGCTCTGCTCGTACTGCTTGATGTAGCGGCCGTCCATGACGACCACGCCGGGCTTCCCGAGCATCCCCCTGACCTGCTCCTTCGTGAGGCGGGGGACCTGCTCCACCGATGACGGCGGCGCGGACCAGCCGGCCAGGGTGACAAGCGACAGGAGCGCGGCAAGGCATGCAACGAGGATCGGCTTCGCTTTCATATCGGGAACCTCTCGGGCGTCGTTGCGCAAACGGCGGCTGCGGTTATCACAGGGGCTACCCTACACTTTTTCCCCGTTTGCTGCCAACTGATTTCTTTTCAGGACAACCCTTGAAACGGGTGCGGAAGGGCCTTATGCTGTATCCCGAGGCTGCTTCGATGCAGAAAAAAAAGAAGAGGAAACCCGTGACTGACAGGCGAGCCGCCGTTTTGTTGTGCATCGCGGTCCTGGCCCTTGCGACGGCGGGGTGCGCGCCACATCCGCGTGTCTACGCGGAGGGGGTCCTCGCTGCGGACCACAGGCTCATGTCCAAACCCGAGCTGATCCGTCATCTGGACCGGGTGGAGAGTGAACTGGCCCGCGTCCATGCCGGCGGGGCCGCCCCGGAAGGCGTTCCTGCGGACGTCTACACTGCCGATCTGCAGCAGCGGATGCGGGACGTTCAGCGCGAGATCGGCCTGCGGAACATCTGGGAGAGAAAGTCCTACTGGGAGCGCCGGGAGATGTGGGGACCCACCCGCTGAGGCGCCTCGCTCGTCAGCAGCCGACAGTCGGCGGCATACCGCCTGAGAGATTCAACCGGGACAAATCTTCTTGCTTTTCATCTCTCCCCGGTCACTGATCTCCGGTCACCGATTTTCATCTTCTTCCACACCCTGCGCCCGCAGGGGACTTGGTGAACGAGAAGACCCGGCGGGTATTGACGAAAGTTCCGAGGCTTTCGACGCGGCCTTCAAGGCCCTCGAAGAGTGTGGCGGGCGAATGCCTGTGAGGGTAGCCTTCCCCGCTCACCGTATCGGTAATCAGAACCCCGCCGGTCCGCAGATTGTCGGCCACGAGGCTTCGGATTCCGCCCTGCAGGATCTCCGGAGCAATGGCGTGTGTCCATCCGACCATGATGACGGCGTCGAATGTGCCGTGCAGCGCATCCCGGGGGAACTCGCTTCGGGCGAATCGGGCCTTCCCTTTGGCATGTGTCCTG
Coding sequences:
- the msrA gene encoding peptide-methionine (S)-S-oxide reductase MsrA; its protein translation is MRVHTVVKRKWIFAGLVLILALGCRSPETSAIEGKSPMTKESAHTKVATFAGGCFWCTESDFEKVPGVLKVISGYTGGRKENPTYEEVSSGRTGHFEAVQVHYDPEKVTYEQLLEVFWRHIDPTDGGGQFVDRGPQYRSAVFYHDEEQKRLAEKSRDALARSGKFARPIATEILPLTTFYEAEDYHQDYYKKSPLRYQFYRSNSGRDQFLKKTWGDEKPKSAGPAGKSWSKPDDATLRQRLTPLQYQVTQKDGTEPPFRNEYHDNKREGIYVDIVSGEPLFSSLDKYDSGTGWPSFTRPLEPGNIVERTDRSLFMVRTEVRSRHADSHLGHVFPDGPAPTGLRYCMNSAALRFIPKEDLEKEGYGEYRKLFEKK
- a CDS encoding cytochrome C, with amino-acid sequence MAGGWNEWVKAGLPTENKSVQSAKLCADCHAAVTPGIVSDWKLSKHSQKGVDCAVCHGDKHFSPETVALAEIPTPERCAYCHGTQVKQFKDGKHAKAWDAMKAMPTFHMQPMAMIDGMKGCGGCHKIGIKTEAEIKELRKQGGQFGVASCDSCHTRHIFSKTEALQPQACRTCHMGIDHPQWEMYSSSKHGVRNELKQLGALPGSAAAPTCQSCHMTNGNHAVRTAWGFVAVRLPMPDDPQWAADRTKILKGLGALDPAGKPTARFGALRDLDVFRTTQEAWQKERDRMFANCRQCHSPNFARGELEKGDMMIREADRLLAEAIEIVAGLYRDRIIPKPGHYAYPYPDLLAFHDAPTSIEQKLYLMFLEHRMRTFQGTFHANPDYALWYGWSKMVSDLTEIRKMAADLRKEKKGKRR